A window of Cheilinus undulatus linkage group 1, ASM1832078v1, whole genome shotgun sequence contains these coding sequences:
- the LOC121508021 gene encoding cytochrome b-245 light chain, with product MGKIEWAMWANEQALASGLIYLTGGIVGVAGQFRGWQFAAYAVAAGVFVCLLEYPRSKRSKGTSVERTGQYCFTVVVKAFGPLTRNYYVRAFLHAALCVPGGFMLATVLGCVCLGIASIIYLVAAIRGEHWEPILPRKDMPKSNIGSINKPPQAPPPRPPPEMRRKRVEDLEGAAYDNAIDVTANE from the exons ATGGGGAAAATAGAGTGGGCGATGTGGGCCAATGAGCAGGCTCTGGCCTCAGGATTGA TTTACCTAACAGGAGGCATTGTTGGGGTGGCTGGACAGTTCAGAGGCTGGCAGTTTGCTGCATATGCTGT TGCTGctggagtgtttgtgtgtctacTTGAATATCCCAGAAGCAAGAGATCCAAGGGAACAAGCGTGGAAAGAAC GGGCCAGTACTGCTTCACTGTGGTTGTCAAAGCCTTCGGGCCCCTGACGAGGAACTACTATGTCAGAGCCTTTTTACATGCAGc CCTCTGTGTGCCTGGGGGTTTTATGCTAGCCACTGTTCTAGGATGCGTCTGTCTTGGCATCGCCAGCATCATCTATCTTGTG GCAGCTATCCGAGGTGAACACTGGGAGCCCATTCTTCCAAGAAAAGACATGCCAAAGTCAAATATTGGAAGCATCAATAAACCTCCTCAGGCTCCACCACCGAGACCTCCTCCAGAGATGCGCAGAAAACGGGTAGAAGACCTGGAGGGAGCAGCCTATGACAATGCCATTGATGTTACTGCTAATGAATAA
- the tcf25 gene encoding transcription factor 25, with amino-acid sequence MSTRALRRLRGKPRGQEALDLGELTLGDSPEEEQAGAGEEEQLDTANVSPPSTRKPNNRKSKKNKAQKNVSNIYELICDADNEAERISQDEEAEKPDGNTSNGTEKSESIDVEKTKDSNMKSENRVKKKKKKKKTKATSEGVQEAGPNDDIDVLLQNLEQSNGFSLQNEECGGTDRRAVLHVEHRNLNPETELKRYFGARAVQGDQRPRQRNRQFHRSTWMTSPKDSWPRFSRTGVSMALLESKDGAQYFAFEHSRDYQQVQFKFLDAVESMDPNNIVALVQLNQYHIDSLLQLSDVCRIQEDQEMARDLIERALYSFECAFHPLFSLTSGACRLDYLRPENRAFYLALYKHMMFLEKRGCPRTALEYCKLILSLDPDSDPLCMLLLIDFLTLRSREYQSLLQLYQDWEVHRNLSQLPNFAFSTALCHFHLSQQEDLDPEESVRQRQRADIMLQNALIMFPGVLMPLLDLCAVQPDATVTSHAFFGPKSQIGQPAALAELTALYVGRTCSLWREAAVMLWLEESVKEVLCRVDAKDPLVEDCQNKRKQRYQSAPRNIHRHVLLSEIKEAISSLPLEVTSQPVMGFDPLPPLDSVVSYTRPERQHVGASNESTLSLFFRSLLPNFNLQGGPRQEDDMGVARAGQELNQEVDRLMVAMREMLANIRFQEPPREDNPYRDEEEWD; translated from the exons ATGTCTACCCGGGCTCTTCGAAGGCTGAGGGGGAAGCCGCGGGGTCAGGAGGCCCTTGACCTCGGGGAGCTAACTTTGGGTGATAGCCCTGAGGAGGAGCAGGCTGGTGCTGGTGAAGAGGAGCAGCTGGACACGGCTAATGTTTCCCCTCCGTCCACCAGAAAACCAAACAACCGAAAATCAAAGAAGAACAAGGCTCAGAAAAACGTCAGCAACATTTATGAGCTG ATATGTGATGCAGACAACGAGGCAGAGAGAATCTCTCAAGATGAAGAGGCAGAGAAACCAGATGGAAATACATCAAATGGTACAGAAAAGAGTGAGAGCATAGATGTTGAGAAAACCAAGGACTCAAACATGAAG TCTGAAAACCgagtcaaaaagaaaaagaagaagaagaagactaAAGCGACATCAGAAGGTGTACAG GAGGCTGGACCAAATGACGACATTGATGTGTTGCTTCAGAACTTGGAGCAGTCTAATGGTTTTAGTTTGCAAAATGAAGAATGCGGTGGCACAGATAGGAGAGCGGTGCTTCATGTGGAGCACAG AAATCTCAACCCAGAGACGGAGCTGAAAAGATATTTTGGGGCTCGAGCTGTTCAAGGAGATCAAAg ACCACgacagagaaacagacagtTTCACCGCAGCACCTGGATGACCAGCCCTAAAGACAGCTGGCCTCGCTTTAGCCGCACAG GAGTCTCAATGGCCTTACTGGAGTCAAAGGATGGCGCGCAGTACTTCGCTTTTGAGCACAGTCGGGATTACCAGCAAGTACAGTTCAAGTTTCTGGATGCAGTCGAGTCCATGGATCCCAACAACATTGTG GCCCTGGTGCAGCTGAACCAGTACCACATTGACtccctgctgcagctctctgatGTCTGCCGCATTCAGGAAGATCAGGAGATGGCCAGGGATCTCATTG agaGAGCCTTGTACAGTTTTGAATGTGCTTTTCACCCTCTCTTCAGTCTGACCTCAGGTGCCTGCAGACTTGACTATCTGAGACCAGAGAACAG GGCATTTTATCTGGCTCTTTACAAGCACATGATGTTCCTTGAGAAGAGAGGATGCCCCCGTACAGCTTTGGAGTACTGCAAACTGATCCTGAG CTTGGACCCAGATTCTGACCCACTTTGCATGCTCCTGCTTATTGATTTCCTGACGCTGCGTTCCAGAGAGTACCAGTCACTCCTTCAGTTATATCAGGACTGGGAG GTTCATAGAAATCTGTCTCAGCTGCCAAACTTTGCATTCTCCACTGCACTTTGTCATTTCCACCTCAGTCAGCAGGAGGATCTGGATCCTGAAGAAAGTGTTAGGCAAAGACAGAGAGCTGATATCATGCTGCAGAATGCTCTCATCATGTTTCCTGGAG TACTGATGCCTCTGCTGGATCTGTGTGCGGTGCAGCCAGACGCCACAGTAACCTCACATGCCTTTTTTGGCCCCAAGAGTCAGATTGG GCAGCCTGCAGCACTGGCTGAGCTGACGGCTCTGTATGTGGGGAGAACTTGCAGCCTGTGGAGGGAAGCAGCAGTAATGCTGTGGCTAGAGGAATCAGTGAAAGAGGTGCTGTGTCGAGTTGATGCCAAAGACCCGCTGGTGGAGGACTGTCAAAACAA GAGAAAGCAGAGGTACCAGAGTGCACCGAGGAACATCCATCGTCACGTCCTCCTCTCTGAGATCAAAGAAGCCATCTCAAGCCTGCCTTTA GAGGTGACCAGTCAGCCTGTGATGGGCTTCGACCCTCTGCCTCCACTGGACTCAGTGGTCTCCTACACCCGACCAGAGAG GCAGCATGTTGGTGCGTCTAATGAGAGCACGTTATCGCTGTTTTTTCGCTCTTTGCTGCCAAACTTCAACCTTCAG GGTGGACCAAGGCAGGAGGATGACATGGGTGTGGCTCGAGCTGGCCAGGAGCTTAACCAAGAAGTGGATCGTCTGATGGTGGCCATGAGGGAGATGCTGGCAAACATCAGGTTTCAGGAGCCGCCCAGAGAGGACAACCCCTACAGAGATGAGGAGGAGTGGGACTGA